The Vicia villosa cultivar HV-30 ecotype Madison, WI linkage group LG1, Vvil1.0, whole genome shotgun sequence genome includes a region encoding these proteins:
- the LOC131644772 gene encoding FT-interacting protein 3, producing MQRPPPEDFLLKETKPHLGGGKVSGDKLTSTYDLVEQMLYLYVRVVKAKDLPSKDVTGSCDPYAEVKLGNYKGTTRHFEKKTNPEWNQVFAFSKDRLQASVLEVTVKDKDVVKDDFIGRVWFDLNEVPKRVPPDSPLAPQWYRLEDRKGDKVKGELMLAVWMGTQADEAFPEAWHSDAATVSGTDALANIRSKVYLSPKLWYLRVNVIEAQDLQPTDKGRYPEVFVKAILGNQALRTRISQSRNINPLWNEDLMFVAAEPFEEPLILSVEDRVAPNKEEVLGRCAIPLQFMDRRLDHKPVNTRWFNLEKHIVVEGEKKKEIKFASRIHMRVCLEGGYHVLDESTHYSSDLRPTAKQLWKSGIGVLEVGILSAHGLMPMKNKDGRGTTDAYCVAKYGQKWIRTRTIVDSFMPRWNEQYTWEVFDPCTVITIGVFDNCHLHGPEKAGGAKDARIGKVRIRLSTLETDRVYTHSYPLLVLHPNGVKKMGEIQLAVRFTCSSLLNMMHMYSLPLLPKMHYIHPLTVSQLDSLRHQATQIVSMRLTRAEPPLRKEVVEYMLDVGSHMWSMRRSKANFFRIMGVLSGLIAAGKWFDQICNWKNPITTVLIHILFIILVMYPELILPTVFLYLFLIGIWHYRWRPRHPPNMDTRLSHADSAHPDELDEEFDTFPTSRPSDIVRMRYDRLRSIAGRIQTVVGDLATQGERLQSLLSWRDPRATALFVIFCLIAATILYVTPFQVVALLAGIYVLRHPRFRQKLPSVPLNFFRRLPARTDCML from the coding sequence ATGCAGAGGCCACCACCTGAAGATTTTCTGTTGAAAGAGACCAAACCTCATCTTGGAGGTGGAAAAGTTTCTGGAGATAAACTAACAAGCACTTATGATCTTGTTGAGCAAATGCTATACCTTTATGTAAGGGTTGTTAAAGCCAAGGATTTGCCTTCCAAGGATGTTACCGGAAGTTGCGATCCTTATGCGGAAGTTAAGCTTGGGAACTATAAAGGAACTACTCGGCATTTCGAGAAGAAAACGAATCCGGAATGGAATCAGGTTTTTGCTTTCTCCAAGGACCGGCTCCAGGCGTCGGTGCTTGAGGTTACTGTGAAAGATAAGGATGTTGTCAAGGATGATTTCATTGGTCGTGTGTGGTTTGATTTGAACGAGGTTCCGAAACGGGTTCCTCCGGATAGTCCGTTGGCGCCACAGTGGTATAGGTTGGAGGATAGGAAGGGTGATAAGGTTAAGGGAGAGTTGATGCTGGCTGTTTGGATGGGTACACAGGCGGATGAAGCGTTTCCGGAAGCTTGGCATTCGGATGCTGCGACTGTTAGTGGGACCGATGCTCTTGCGAATATTAGGTCGAAAGTTTATTTGTCTCCGAAGCTTTGGTATTTGAGAGTCAATGTGATTGAGGCACAGGACTTGCAACCGACTGATAAGGGTAGATATCCAGAGGTTTTCGTGAAGGCTATTTTGGGGAATCAAGCATTGAGGACTAGAATTTCTCAGAGCAGGAATATCAATCCGTTGTGGAATGAGGATTTGATGTTTGTTGCTGCGGAACCGTTCGAGGAGCCACTGATTTTGAGTGTGGAAGACAGAGTTGCTCCAAACAAAGAAGAAGTATTGGGGAGGTGTGCAATTCCTTTGCAGTTTATGGATAGGAGACTAGATCACAAACCGGTGAATACTCGGTGGTTTAATCTTGAAAAACATATTGTTGTTGAAGgggaaaagaagaaagagattaaGTTTGCTAGTAGGATTCACATGAGGGTTTGTCTAGAAGGTGGCTATCATGTTTTGGATGAATCAACTCACTACAGCAGTGATCTTCGCCCGACTGCGAAACAGCTATGGAAATCTGGAATTGGTGTTCTTGAAGTTGGGATATTGAGTGCACATGGTTTGATGCCGATGAAAAATAAAGACGGGAGAGGGACAACAGATGCTTACTGTGTAGCGAAATACGGGCAAAAGTGGATCCGAACAAGGACAATAGTTGATAGCTTTATGCCAAGGTGGAATGAGCAATATACTTGGGAGGTTTTTGATCCTTGCACTGTCATTACAATTGGTGTATTTGACAATTGTCATTTGCATGGTCCTGAAAAAGCTGGAGGAGCAAAAGATGCGAGAATCGGTAAGGTAAGGATCCGTCTTTCGACGCTCGAGACTGATCGGGTTTACACACATTCCTATCCACTTCTAGTTCTTCACCCGAATGGTGTGAAGAAAATGGGTGAAATTCAATTAGCCGTGAGGTTCACTTGTTCTTCGTTGCTCAACATGATGCACATGTATTCGCTACCTTTGTTGCCGAAGATGCACTACATACACCCTTTGACTGTTAGCCAGCTCGACAGTTTGAGGCATCAAGCTACTCAGATTGTTTCAATGAGGCTGACCCGCGCCGAGCCGCCACTGAGAAAGGAGGTAGTTGAGTATATGCTCGATGTTGGTTCTCACATGTGGAGCATGAGAAGAAGCAAGGCTAATTTCTTCAGAATCATGGGAGTATTGAGTGGACTTATCGCCGCAGGAAAATGGTTTGATCAAATTTGCAATTGGAAAAATCCAATTACAACAGTTCTGATTCATATCTTGTTTATAATATTGGTCATGTATCCTGAACTTATTTTACCTACAGTTTTCCTTTACCTTTTCCTGATCGGAATCTGGCACTATAGATGGAGGCCGAGACACCCTCCCAACATGGACACTCGACTCTCTCATGCTGATTCAGCTCATCCCGACGAACTTGACGAAGAGTTCGACACATTTCCAACTTCACGGCCTTCTGACATTGTTCGGATGCGATACGATCGACTCAGAAGCATTGCTGGTCGTATACAGACTGTGGTCGGTGACTTGGCTACTCAAGGGGAAAGGCTGCAGTCCTTGCTGAGCTGGCGTGATCCGAGAGCTACCGCCCTGTTTGTGATTTTCTGTCTTATTGCTGCTACTATACTTTATGTAACTCCATTCCAAGTTGTGGCCCTCCTGGCTGGAATTT